The Torulaspora globosa chromosome 8, complete sequence genome segment TGCAATTCCACGGCCTTCTGCAGAGGTCTGCCCTGTTCAGCAAGCATTTGGTCTAGCTTCTCGGCCTGTGGGATAGTCCTTGGGAACCCGTCCAGGATAAAACCGTTCTTGCATGCCTCGTTGTTCAACAATTCGTCCTTGATCATGTTGACCATAATCTCATCAGAGACCAGACCACCTTTGTCCatgatcttcttggcctcgaTACCCAACGGAGTGCCCTTGGCAACCTGCGATCTCAACATATCACCGGTAGCCAAGTGAGCCGCGTGGAATCTTTCCACCAAGTTTGGTGCCTGGGTACCTTTACCGGCACCTGGTGGTCCGATTAGGACCATTCTGATGGAGTCATTGGAAGTTTCTTGAGCCATAGTGGAGTTCTGCCTTGCCTTATAGTAGTAACCTAAGCCGGTACAACAAATTGACCCTCAAGAACCGTTGATGGTCTGCAATTGACCACGAATCTTATTGTCAAACGTCTCGAGACCCGTTGTCCAGagtctgctgctgttcgCCTGCATTTTTCGTACCGCAGGACGCCCTCTGATTGGCCAATCGTAGTAGCTTGAGACGGGTAACCCATTTCAGGAAGCTTACAGGCTGTAGAACCTTCTTGAGAGCAATATCTATCCTGCAACGCATTCTCCCACTTAATAATGCATCTGAGACATCCAGAAGGTCTCTTGAACCGCCATCTGGTCAGTTGTTTTGTTTGCTTTTGTGCGCGCTAGCGGCTGATCATAAAGCCGCCGATCTCTTACCTAAACATGAAACTCTACAAGAAACAACAAAGCCAGTTAGAGGTCAAAGGGTATCGTTGGGCGGCAAAACAGATGCTTATGCGGTTATAGGGCAGTGTTGAGATGGTAAAGACGATCAGAAAGTGGCAAAAAACGCAATTTTAGAAATTTGCGTTTCTCAGGCCTTATAGATGTGAGAATCAAATCCTTTGACTGGATGAAGTGCTATTGTTTTATTGAAAGATCGACAGCTGTCGCTTTATGCAAGGAATTGGGCCCTCATGCGATGTTAGGCGAAGTTTCCCTCAAGGCGGACCTCTCGGAGCAAAAATTGGAATGGAAAAAAAGGATGCGATAAATAGCAGAGGTGTCGGGACACAGTCTGTGTCGACTCCGGCAAGATTGAGGTGTCTAGTCGACTGGAAAGATGGTTTTTGGCATGAACAAGAGAGAACGAAGGGTTCCAGACCTTTCTCGATACGATTACCACTACCAGAACAAAGATGATTTCAACAGGAGTTCAAGACTGTCAGCGGCGGCTGCTCACGCAGCATCAGCGGGTGCTTACGCACCCGGGACGCTGCGTTCGCAACCGCAGAGGAGCCAATCGATGACTCACTCGAGCAGCCAGGCGATCAGGAGGGTTGCGCCGAATCGAGGACCAGCAAGAGTGCCCAAGAGTGGCTCAGGGCACAATTATCCAACATATTCGCTCCAGGGCTCAACACAACCAAGGAGGGCCTCTGTGACTTCAAACAATTCTGCTGCGAGGGTTCGCAACGGCAATGGCTCAAGAGCCAACTCGATCACTGTGAAGACCACGGAGGTCAGGGATCCGCAGGGAAGAACGCAATCGATTACCAGGCGGACAATCAGGAGGGTCAACGGATATGAGTATGTGGAGACTACGACCACGACCACACAGGCAATTCCGATTGTAGATGCTGAGAAACATTTTGACGAATTCAGTGGTAATTACATTATACAGGAGGACGATGGAGCAGAGGAGCCTTCTGAAGGAGAGCAGCCGAGCCGGGAGCCTCGTTCGGGACATGCTTATACTGCTCTGACCGAGCCAAAGCGATCATCCGGCGCAGCACTAGCTGGGGGTTCGGAAGGCGAGTTGCCGTTGGATCAGACAAGCAGTCTTTCGCAGTTTTCAGATGCCTTGGAGTACATTCCGGATCAGACCAACAGGCACAGTAGACAGCAACGGAAGACGGTGAGGCAGGGGCCTGCGGCAGGTAGTCGGAAGTCCCCTCAGCAGGCATCGCAAACTCGCAAGCAGCAACCGAAAAGGGCTCTTACAGAAAAGGAAATGTATGCAAAGGCATATGCGATTGCTCAGCAGAGCGTATACAAGACGGATGACAGTGGTTCTGGAGCCTCGGCGCCGCAAAGTCGAATGGGACAGAGGACACTTCGAGACTCAGCATCAGTCGACGTTGGCTCGACGATCAGCAGTGGCTCTTCAGGAAAGCCGAAATCCAAGCCCAAAAGAATAAGCTCCTTTTTCCAGCGGAATGGCAAGAACCAAAATGAAGTAACTGAGCAATCTGTTCCCCAGGAGATCGAAAAGCCACAGATTCAAGCACCCAAGTCTCCTTTGCCTAAGGCACCTGTTATCACTGCAAAACAAAAGCTGAGCGACGAGGAGATGTATAGGCAGGCGTTAGCAATCGCACAAGAGAAGTACGGTCAGAATCAGAAGCCAGTACCGACGAATCCAGCCCCAGCGGAGCCTCAAGAACAGGTAAATGAGCCATTGCAGCATACCAGCAGGCAAGAGCCAGTGAAAGCGACTTCCTCCGAAGCCGTTCAGCGGTCGAACAGCAACGTGGAAGAGCAGGATTCGGATGTGTTTGAACGTCCTGAAGCAACCACAGCTACGAAGACAACCACCCCCGAGGCCAATGAAGGTGCGCAAATAAATGAATGGGAGCGTTACGATATGGAGCATCCCGAGCCCGAAGGCAAGAAAGCTTCTGGTGAGCGCAAGTCAAAAATTAAGAACATGTTTGAGAAGGTCAAGCAATTTTCGATCGAAAACAGTGGTTACCAGCCGTCCAAGGGATCCACGACTAAAGCTGTTGCTGTCGAGTCCCAGGCTGCAGAGGAGATCAATATAATAAAGGTGGCACCTCTTGGGCGTAATCAGAGCATTTCCTCTCATGGTGCCTCCACTACGAGAAATGTCGAGGAGTCCTTAGAGACAACGAACCGTCATTTCGATGACCAGGCCAGCGAAACATCTTTCCATAGATCCATCAAGAAGACCGTCGCTGCTGAGCCACCGCAACAGCAAGAGACTGCCCCAACAGAGGAACCGACAGCCAGAAACGAAACAAAGAGGACCAAGAACAAttttctgaagaaactgtTCAGTCGTTCGTAAAACACCAAGAAACCGTTTGTATTATTATTAAACACATATTTCATCACTCTTAAATTTTTTGGAGGTTTGATTAAATCTTATAATATACACTTAAAATTACCTTACATAGAAGACCCTGATGACGACCCAATTTGATACATATGCTCAAAACCTGCCCCTACAACTCTTGAGAAGCGTTACCTGGCTTTGCAGACTTCTTTGGCAACAAGTTCTGGTGAATGTTTGGCAAGACACCACCTTGGGCGATAGTCACGTTGCCCAACAGCTTGTTCAATTCGTCATCATTTCTGATGGCCAATTGCAAATGTCTTGGGATGATTCTGGTCTTCTTGTTATCTCTAGCAGCGTTACCGGCCAATTCCAGAATTTCGGCAGCTAGATACTCCAAGACAGCCGTCATGTACACTGGGGCTCCAGAACCGATTCTCTGAGCATAGTTACCTCTTCTCAGTAATCTGTGCACTCTACCGACTGGGAAAGTCAAACCAGCCTTTGCAGATCTTGATTGGGAAGCTTTGGCAGCAGAACCAGCTTTACCACCTTTACCACCGGACATTTTAATCTCTTAGTTATATAGGATATGTGTATGTGTTTGATGCTTATACGAAGACGACAAGAGAAGAAACCACTTCCAACCCTAATCACCGTCTCTTTAAATACGTTTGCCAGATTGCTTCGCGCTCAACTACCTTGGGCCCCTTACTTTTCCGTGCTCGCAGCTTCTCCTGCTCGTGTGAAATCCCTGGAACGCCAATCTTGGGTTTCCCGCGCTCGCCAGAAATTCAGTTTTCACAGAATCCGACCGGTTCGCTTAACTATGGGCAGACGTCCCGGTTTCCCGATGCGGAAAGCGGGCGTTCCCGAATTTTCGCTCCATCGCGCCCGTAGTTAAGCCGGCCTTTGCAGCGAAATTCACAGAACGCCACCCAAACTGCGATGTATACCCATAGTTAAGCTGCTCATTTGCACTCGGGGCGATATTTCGCTGTTTTGAAGCCCGAGGTGTATAAAAGAAGAGGCGACAGCTGTCTTTTACGATTTCGCAGCGACTGTTTTCTAAGAAACTGCTAACACAGTATCAAACAACTAAGTAAACCATAATGTCCGCTaaagctgaaaagaaaCCTGCTTCCAAGGCTCcagctgagaagaagccagCCGCCAAGAAGACGGCTCCTTCCACTGAGAACAAAATGAAGAGAGCAAAGATCAGAAAGGAAACCTACTCCTCTTACATCTACAAAGTTTTGAAACAAACACACCCTGACACTGGTATCTCTCAGAAATCCATGTCCATTTTGAATTCGTTTGTGAACGATATCTTCGAGAGAATCGCCACCGAGGCTTCCAAACTGGCTGCTTACAACAAAAAGTCCACCATTTCCGCCAGAGAAATCCAGACTGCGGTGAGATTGATCTTGCCCGGTGAGTTGGCTAAGCACGCCGTCTCCGAAGGTACCAGAGCCGTTACCAAGTACTCTTCGGCCTCCAGCCAGGCTTAAGCAACGCGGGGAAATTAGGATGTGCGTACACGCTAGCCTGTACGTATGTCTCGTTGTTCGGGGATCTTTCTAGTGTATAGTAGTGTAGTATTAATCATTTAACGAATGTGGTAAACTGAATTCTCTCTTTGTTTGGTGCAGACCGCTTTACCGGCTGTCCTTCACTGCCGCCGCTACTGTCTGAATGTGCGTTATCGGGCACTAAACATAAACAGACAAACGGCAGACTACCGAATTTCCCATGAAAGAACTGctcaaatctttgaaacAAATATATCACTGGTGCTATTGGGCAGTAGCTAATGCTTTCCAAAGAGATTTGCTCCAGTATCGCAGTAAATTTCCGGCGACACAAATTAGTGACGCCGAGTATTAATTTTCGATTTCACCAGCTTCTGAAGACAGCGACGCAAGCCATAATCGTCGTGAATCCTGGGCAGCTTGCAACATGACCAGCTGGGAATCTCAGCAGTTTGGCTTCTTTAGCTTACTATTACTAAAGCTCAGCGTTGTGATTGGACCGCGGGCTTAGCACAAATGGGAAAAATACTAGCAACCGTGGAACTGACCTATATACGCAAGACCGATGAGCAATTAACATAGCTTCGTACCAACCACAAGGTGGCTGCTGTGGATCACTAGGACCTCATAGCTGCCCGTGTACTGTGCCACTAGGCGTAAGAGACTTGGAGGAATACCAGCGGCGATTTGGCAAGCTAGAATTGCGTCAAATAATAAACACTGTGGAGGCACAAATTGATAGATAACGTGGGATATGTCGGTGGTTGCGCTGAAGAATGCTGTTGTGGGGATTATCTCGTCGAGGAAAGAGAATTCTCCTTTATTGACTAATGACAATAGCTCATCGGCTTCGAGAGAGTTTTATGGCACCAATGCGGACTTAGAGTCTGGTAGACCGGATCCTGCCAATTTGAACCGCAGCAGTAGCAGTACGGAAAGTGGTAAGCAGAGTTCAGACGCTGACCGGAATAATTCCTCTCGGAGTAAGCGTTCGGAGAGCGGATGGTTTAATTCCGTAGACCCTCGAGTGATCAGTGATATGATCATCGGGCTAAGTGATGGCCTAACGGTGCCTTTTGCTTTGACAGCAGGGCTGTCCAGCTTGGGAGACAGCAAATTGGTGATAACTGGTGGGATTGCTGAGCTGATCTCCGGGGCTATCTCGATGGGCCTTGGTGGTTATTTAGGGGCCAAGAGTGAAAGTGATTATTACCATGCTGAGGTGAAAcaggagaagagaaaattCTACGATAACACGGCTCTGATAAATCACGAAATAGAAGACATTCTATTAGAGATCAACCCAAATTTCTCAGATGAGACCATTGTCTCCTTTATCAAGGATTTGCAAAAAACTCCAGAACTCATGGTCGATTTTATCGTTCGATATGGTAGAGGCCTAGACGAACCTGCAGAAAATAGACAGTCCGTTAGCGCAGCCACCATCGGTGGTGGTTATTTCGTCGGCGGGTTGGTGCCATTACTTCCATatttcttcgtcagcgAAGTTGGTACAGGTTTGATATGGTCCATAGTGATCATGGCGATCACTTTATTCTGGTTCGGTTACTTCAAGACTCAGGTTTCAATGAGCAATAACTGTACGCTACAGAAAAAGATAAGTGAGGGGTTTCAAATGGTTGCCGTCGGCGGGATTGCGGCCGGTTCTGCTTGGTTCTTCGTGCGGATCCTGGGTTAGATGCGAAGATTCTTTCAGTGATCACTCACTGTGTCAACAAACTGTATACTATATCCATAACAGATCTATTCTAAATCATTCCTCATATATCCGAGCCATTTCAGTTCAATATCGTCTTTAAAGTGTCTACATCAAACATTCCCGTACCATCCTTCAATACGTTCGCCAGCATAACCAGAGACTTGTTCGTGAAATCGGGAGCATCCCTCAGTGAATTTATCTCTTCTCCATAGTTTTCAAACATAATGCTTAAATATGCGTTCTTGTTTTCAGCGTCAGTCCTACTCGTCCTCTGACCCTCCAAAGCTGAGCTCAGTTTCTTCCTGTCCTCTTCCAAAGTTCTCTTCACTTTTACTAGGTCTGCCCCTTGGCCTTTGATATGATCAGTTCTATCGGTTAATTCAGTCCTAGTGAATGGGATAGCATTTAGTTGATCTCTTACTTCATCGTCGAGTTTTTCCACGCTCGTCTCTTTGCTCACTTCCGGACCACCAattgcttcatcatccGTTAACTGGATATCCTCCTCTTTCACTTCTTCTAGAGACTTATTATTCTCTCTCCCATAGTCATTATCTGAGCAAGAATCTGAATCGGAAGAGTCGGAAACATCTGCagttcttctcttctttctccttctgGATTTTTTGGCAGCACTTTTCGCTGCTCTGACTTCACCTTCAGCCATTTCGAGTGGTTCACTACAATCAAAGCGACCAAAATACGTTCAGCCCTGACCAATACAACTGGtatctttcttcatcagcactTATCTGACTATATATCTATCTCATCGctattgaaaaatttcaaagttggGTAACAACGTCACAATTTCGAAAACTGGCACCAAATTTTATTTAATAAGGCCTAATGCTAAAGTAATGTTCAGGGCTGcaaacaaaaaaaaaatacGTCTTACTTTATAATATTCTATCCATCTCAACTAATGCATAATCCAATAGATAACTTTGCTCTATCAGATTATCCACTCTTGAAAAATGCCTCTTGCTATACGGAATGATTGCGTCTACCAACTGCACCAGCCCCGGTATTTCGCAGAGTTTCCCGATGTCGTGGTGAAGTAAGATGCATTTGGTAACCTTTTGTGCTATACTATGGGTTTTGGCGTTGGTATTCCAATCTCTGCACCTTTTCATCAGGAGAAGGATCTGCTCATCAGATAACTTGCTGATAAGCTCATCCAATTGCCTGTTGAAGACAAAAGCTGCATCGTCTTCAGATTTTGCAATAGATTGTCTCAGCACATTGAGCAGTCTCAATGGGTGATCCAATGTTAGAGCCAACAAAAAGGCGTTTGTCCAATCCTCAGCGGCGAGGTAATTTTGGAGCGTctgttcttgttcaactttcaatttctccttctccaaatcttgctctttctGCTCCTCAGTGCAGTCCCTCCAAAATTGGAAGACACCGTCTGCGTCTGCACTGATGATAACCTCTCCGTCGTTGCAGACATTCATCGCCCAAATTCGATTGCCATGGCCATCCAGGGTCTTCAAGCACTCACCTGTCGCGCAATCCCAGATTTTTATGAGCCCATCGGCGCCACTGCTGACCAACTGCCTTTGCTTGTTCATAAATGAGCATCTTTGAACCGCATTTGTGTGACCTTCTAGCGTCTTCACCACAGAGAAGGTTTCCAGATTCCAAATCTTTATCGTTTTATCACCTGAACAAGTAGCCAAAAGCTTCTCGTATTGGCAAAAAGAGACGTCCCACAGGCCACGTTTGTGGCCTGCCAAAGTGGCCCTGTTTTCACCGGTCTCAACATCCCAGATTTTACAAGTCTTGTCGTAGGAAGCTGTTGCGAAAATAGAATCATTGGGCGCTAAAGATAAGGCATTGATATCTTTTGCATGCACATGAAAGGTGTACTCTGACTGTTTAACCAGCTGTAGCGCCCCAAGGTTTTGTGCATCCGGTTGCGGGACCTTCCACTTCTTAACCGTCAAGTCATTGGAAGCTGTGATCAGGAACTCAGGCCATCCTTTATGCATCAGATTTGGCAAAGCTATCGCCGTTACAGAGGATGAATGGCCCATAAATTTGGCATAGGCGACAAATCTGTCGAGCTCAGAATTATATCTCCACAGGATCGATGTACTATCTTTTGAACATGTTGCAAGCCATTGACCGTCTTCGGTGGCATCTAGCGAATTAAGCAGATCTTCATGACCTTCATATATCTCCACGGCGATAGGCATGGCGCTCTCCGACGCGAGAGGCATCGGGATGATTCTCAAAGCTGGGGAATTGGAGGCTAGTGCTAGCTTGTTCAGGGAGTGTCCGACCACCCTGATGTCTGCTATTGTGCCGTGGTTACCGGCTATGCATGACTGGATGTTTATGGTAGCGTTGCCAATATCGGACAAGGTTTCATCCATGTCAATTAACTGTAACGTTTGGTCTGATAATACCAAGTAGAGCTTCTTCCCGCCCATTATGGGTAAAA includes the following:
- the HTB1 gene encoding histone H2B (ancestral locus Anc_8.438); the protein is MSAKAEKKPASKAPAEKKPAAKKTAPSTENKMKRAKIRKETYSSYIYKVLKQTHPDTGISQKSMSILNSFVNDIFERIATEASKLAAYNKKSTISAREIQTAVRLILPGELAKHAVSEGTRAVTKYSSASSQA
- the ADK1 gene encoding adenylate kinase ADK1 (ancestral locus Anc_8.441), yielding MAQETSNDSIRMVLIGPPGAGKGTQAPNLVERFHAAHLATGDMLRSQVAKGTPLGIEAKKIMDKGGLVSDEIMVNMIKDELLNNEACKNGFILDGFPRTIPQAEKLDQMLAEQGRPLQKAVELQVDDELLVARITGRLVHPPSGRSYHKLFNPPKKDMIDDETGEPLVQRSDDNADALKKRLQAYHEQTEPIVGFYKKTGIWSGVDASQPPATVWQSILKALGRN
- the RSA3 gene encoding Rsa3p (ancestral locus Anc_8.436) — its product is MAEGEVRAAKSAAKKSRRRKKRRTADVSDSSDSDSCSDNDYGRENNKSLEEVKEEDIQLTDDEAIGGPEVSKETSVEKLDDEVRDQLNAIPFTRTELTDRTDHIKGQGADLVKVKRTLEEDRKKLSSALEGQRTSRTDAENKNAYLSIMFENYGEEINSLRDAPDFTNKSLVMLANVLKDGTGMFDVDTLKTILN
- the CCC1 gene encoding Ccc1p (ancestral locus Anc_8.437); protein product: MSVVALKNAVVGIISSRKENSPLLTNDNSSSASREFYGTNADLESGRPDPANLNRSSSSTESGKQSSDADRNNSSRSKRSESGWFNSVDPRVISDMIIGLSDGLTVPFALTAGLSSLGDSKLVITGGIAELISGAISMGLGGYLGAKSESDYYHAEVKQEKRKFYDNTALINHEIEDILLEINPNFSDETIVSFIKDLQKTPELMVDFIVRYGRGLDEPAENRQSVSAATIGGGYFVGGLVPLLPYFFVSEVGTGLIWSIVIMAITLFWFGYFKTQVSMSNNCTLQKKISEGFQMVAVGGIAAGSAWFFVRILG
- the UTP13 gene encoding U3 snoRNA-associated protein UTP13 (ancestral locus Anc_8.435), with translation MDLRTSFKNESLSPIYAGSGAICTVSEDGKILATPILDEINIIQLQPCYELLHTIENDDEQEITALSLTPDGKYLGYVSQAQLLKIYSLESKKVLRSMKISSPSYVLETDSTSTLVAIGGTDGSITIVDVENGYVTHSLKGHGGTISSLRFHGQLNGDKWLLASGDTGGVVKIWDLVKRRCLSTVQEHTGAIRGLDFSKQDGTSHVRLLSGGRDDIVNLWEFDMKKKCKLLTTIPVHQQVESCGFIRDTNLIYTAGGEAFFQIISLESQNIIKKTQRPIEELFIVGVLPIMGGKKLYLVLSDQTLQLIDMDETLSDIGNATINIQSCIAGNHGTIADIRVVGHSLNKLALASNSPALRIIPMPLASESAMPIAVEIYEGHEDLLNSLDATEDGQWLATCSKDSTSILWRYNSELDRFVAYAKFMGHSSSVTAIALPNLMHKGWPEFLITASNDLTVKKWKVPQPDAQNLGALQLVKQSEYTFHVHAKDINALSLAPNDSIFATASYDKTCKIWDVETGENRATLAGHKRGLWDVSFCQYEKLLATCSGDKTIKIWNLETFSVVKTLEGHTNAVQRCSFMNKQRQLVSSGADGLIKIWDCATGECLKTLDGHGNRIWAMNVCNDGEVIISADADGVFQFWRDCTEEQKEQDLEKEKLKVEQEQTLQNYLAAEDWTNAFLLALTLDHPLRLLNVLRQSIAKSEDDAAFVFNRQLDELISKLSDEQILLLMKRCRDWNTNAKTHSIAQKVTKCILLHHDIGKLCEIPGLVQLVDAIIPYSKRHFSRVDNLIEQSYLLDYALVEMDRIL
- the HTA1 gene encoding histone H2A (ancestral locus Anc_8.439), with amino-acid sequence MSGGKGGKAGSAAKASQSRSAKAGLTFPVGRVHRLLRRGNYAQRIGSGAPVYMTAVLEYLAAEILELAGNAARDNKKTRIIPRHLQLAIRNDDELNKLLGNVTIAQGGVLPNIHQNLLPKKSAKPGNASQEL
- the MSC3 gene encoding Msc3p (ancestral locus Anc_8.440), producing MVFGMNKRERRVPDLSRYDYHYQNKDDFNRSSRLSAAAAHAASAGAYAPGTLRSQPQRSQSMTHSSSQAIRRVAPNRGPARVPKSGSGHNYPTYSLQGSTQPRRASVTSNNSAARVRNGNGSRANSITVKTTEVRDPQGRTQSITRRTIRRVNGYEYVETTTTTTQAIPIVDAEKHFDEFSGNYIIQEDDGAEEPSEGEQPSREPRSGHAYTALTEPKRSSGAALAGGSEGELPLDQTSSLSQFSDALEYIPDQTNRHSRQQRKTVRQGPAAGSRKSPQQASQTRKQQPKRALTEKEMYAKAYAIAQQSVYKTDDSGSGASAPQSRMGQRTLRDSASVDVGSTISSGSSGKPKSKPKRISSFFQRNGKNQNEVTEQSVPQEIEKPQIQAPKSPLPKAPVITAKQKLSDEEMYRQALAIAQEKYGQNQKPVPTNPAPAEPQEQVNEPLQHTSRQEPVKATSSEAVQRSNSNVEEQDSDVFERPEATTATKTTTPEANEGAQINEWERYDMEHPEPEGKKASGERKSKIKNMFEKVKQFSIENSGYQPSKGSTTKAVAVESQAAEEINIIKVAPLGRNQSISSHGASTTRNVEESLETTNRHFDDQASETSFHRSIKKTVAAEPPQQQETAPTEEPTARNETKRTKNNFLKKLFSRS